From Solidesulfovibrio carbinoliphilus subsp. oakridgensis, the proteins below share one genomic window:
- a CDS encoding aminoglycoside phosphotransferase family protein, whose amino-acid sequence MARSGYVNLTGRLAWPNSKRPAKRFPMRHYLGHLATSDPLHAYLRDAILPQFWEVLREPRWRVYRVAVESDVYLYEDKWSDGRVVGKFYARARGLNGSNTPQSAANEYRNLEYLRSLGFTAPPDYVARPLGVNATLGDLLVIEYLEGEQLDAVIEAAALVGGRDRLYRKLGGLARFLARMHNTTAGGERVDFSRTQAYFDRVVAYLGQSGGIEARRTERLRGLGHAYAARAAQWEDVQVLVHGDATPSNFLFGRRQDVYAIDLERMHRDDRVYDVGRLCGELKHCFLRATGDAGQAEPYIGHFLWEYAGYFPDRERTFAAITDRLPFYLGLTLLRIARNGWLDDGYRRHLVHEAKTILKGGL is encoded by the coding sequence ATGGCTAGGAGCGGATACGTCAACCTGACCGGGCGTCTGGCCTGGCCAAACTCCAAGCGGCCTGCGAAACGCTTTCCCATGCGCCACTACCTCGGACATCTCGCCACCTCCGATCCCCTGCACGCCTACCTGCGCGACGCCATCCTGCCGCAGTTCTGGGAAGTACTTCGCGAACCCCGCTGGCGGGTCTACCGCGTGGCCGTCGAAAGCGACGTCTACCTCTATGAGGACAAATGGTCCGACGGCCGGGTGGTCGGCAAGTTCTACGCCCGGGCCAGGGGCCTCAACGGCAGCAACACCCCCCAGTCCGCGGCCAACGAATACCGCAATCTCGAATACCTGCGAAGCCTGGGATTTACCGCGCCGCCCGATTACGTGGCCCGGCCGCTCGGCGTCAACGCCACGCTCGGCGACCTGCTGGTCATCGAATACCTGGAGGGCGAGCAGCTCGACGCCGTCATCGAGGCGGCCGCCCTGGTCGGAGGCCGCGACCGGCTCTACCGCAAGCTTGGCGGACTGGCCCGGTTCCTGGCCCGGATGCACAACACGACCGCCGGGGGGGAGCGCGTGGATTTCTCCCGCACCCAGGCCTACTTCGACCGGGTGGTGGCCTACCTCGGCCAGTCGGGGGGCATCGAGGCGCGCCGCACCGAACGATTGCGCGGCCTCGGCCATGCCTATGCGGCCCGGGCCGCCCAGTGGGAGGATGTCCAGGTCCTGGTCCACGGCGACGCCACGCCGTCCAATTTTCTCTTCGGCCGGCGGCAGGACGTCTACGCCATCGACCTCGAGCGAATGCATCGCGACGACCGGGTCTATGACGTGGGACGGCTGTGCGGGGAGCTCAAGCACTGTTTCCTGCGCGCCACGGGCGATGCCGGCCAGGCGGAACCCTATATCGGCCATTTTCTCTGGGAATACGCCGGGTATTTTCCGGATCGGGAGCGGACGTTCGCCGCCATCACCGACCGCCTGCCGTTCTACCTCGGCCTGACACTTTTGCGCATTGCCAGAAACGGCTGGCTTGACGACGGGTACCGCCGGCATCTCGTCCACGAGGCCAAGACCATCCTCAAGGGAGGCTTATGA
- the xseB gene encoding exodeoxyribonuclease VII small subunit has translation MSAVKEETFEKALERLERIAARLEAGDVPLEKGVALYKEGMGLLASCRKRLAAARLEITLAGEDGEPRPFDEAPGAAADDAAGEEARDG, from the coding sequence ATGAGCGCGGTGAAAGAGGAAACGTTTGAAAAGGCCCTGGAACGCCTGGAGCGCATCGCCGCGCGCCTGGAGGCCGGGGACGTGCCGCTGGAAAAGGGCGTGGCCCTCTACAAGGAAGGCATGGGGCTTCTCGCCTCGTGCCGCAAGCGGCTTGCCGCCGCCCGGCTGGAGATAACCCTTGCCGGCGAGGACGGGGAGCCGCGTCCGTTTGACGAAGCGCCGGGTGCCGCTGCCGACGACGCGGCCGGGGAGGAAGCGCGTGACGGTTAA
- a CDS encoding proline--tRNA ligase gives MRLSRYYAPTLKESPAEAEVISHKLLLRAGMIRKLTAGIYTYLPLGLRAVNNVARIVREEMDRAGALEILMPAVQPADLWKESGRWDFYGRELLRFVDRHDRESCLGPTHEEVVTDLVRHEIRSYRQLPVNLYQVQTKFRDEIRPRFGLMRGREFVMKDAYSFDKDDAGADASYKSMFDAYARIFTRLGLKFRAVSADSGAIGGSFSHEFMVLAETGEDTIVACPACDYGANLEKAETIAPAPGAAAPCPPAESVPTPGVHTVEEVAAYLGVAPARIVKTLLYMADGTPVAALVRGDRELNEIKLKNLLGATNLRLATPEEVVTLTGAPVGFAGPVGLSSAKIYADQELACGTDWIVGANAADAHLRQVDLARDARVVDFVDLRQVAPGDTCPKCGAALDFTKGIEVGHVFKLGLKYSKALSATFLDEAGKEQFMIMGCYGIGVSRIVAACIEQNNDASGIVFPPPIAPFEAALINLSPKDETASAKADEIYAALTKAGVETLLDDRDERPGVKFKDADLIGLPIQLTLGGKGLARGIVETKDRRTGEKGELPLEGFLEAFMGWREQVRQGWGLE, from the coding sequence ATGCGACTGAGCCGCTACTATGCCCCCACCCTCAAGGAATCCCCGGCCGAGGCCGAGGTCATAAGCCACAAGCTGCTGCTGCGCGCCGGCATGATCCGCAAACTGACCGCCGGCATCTACACCTATCTTCCCCTCGGGCTTCGGGCCGTCAACAACGTGGCCCGGATCGTGCGCGAGGAGATGGACCGGGCCGGGGCCCTCGAAATCCTCATGCCGGCCGTCCAGCCCGCCGACCTGTGGAAGGAATCCGGCCGCTGGGACTTCTACGGCCGGGAGCTTTTGCGCTTCGTCGACCGCCACGACCGGGAGTCCTGTCTCGGGCCCACCCACGAGGAAGTCGTTACCGACCTCGTGCGCCACGAGATCCGCTCCTACCGCCAACTGCCGGTCAACCTCTACCAGGTCCAGACGAAATTCCGCGACGAGATCCGGCCCCGGTTCGGGCTCATGCGCGGCCGCGAATTCGTCATGAAGGACGCCTATTCCTTTGACAAGGACGACGCCGGGGCCGACGCCAGCTACAAATCGATGTTCGACGCCTACGCCCGCATCTTCACGCGCCTTGGCCTCAAATTCCGGGCCGTGTCCGCCGACTCCGGGGCCATCGGCGGCTCCTTTTCCCACGAGTTCATGGTCCTGGCCGAGACCGGCGAGGACACCATCGTGGCCTGCCCGGCCTGCGACTACGGGGCCAACCTGGAAAAGGCCGAGACCATCGCCCCGGCTCCCGGCGCCGCCGCCCCCTGTCCGCCGGCCGAATCCGTGCCCACGCCGGGGGTGCACACCGTCGAGGAAGTGGCCGCCTACCTCGGCGTCGCACCGGCCCGGATCGTCAAGACGCTCCTTTACATGGCCGACGGTACTCCCGTTGCCGCCCTGGTGCGCGGCGACCGGGAGCTCAACGAAATCAAGCTCAAAAATCTGCTTGGCGCCACCAATCTGCGTCTGGCTACGCCCGAGGAGGTCGTCACGCTGACCGGCGCGCCCGTGGGCTTTGCCGGCCCGGTCGGCCTATCTTCCGCCAAAATCTACGCCGACCAGGAGCTGGCCTGCGGCACGGACTGGATCGTCGGGGCCAACGCGGCCGACGCCCACCTGCGCCAGGTGGACTTGGCCCGCGATGCCCGCGTCGTCGACTTCGTGGACCTGCGCCAGGTTGCGCCCGGCGACACCTGCCCCAAGTGCGGCGCGGCCCTCGACTTCACCAAGGGCATCGAAGTCGGCCACGTCTTCAAGCTCGGCCTCAAGTACTCCAAGGCCTTAAGTGCCACCTTCCTCGACGAGGCCGGCAAGGAGCAGTTCATGATCATGGGCTGCTACGGCATCGGCGTCTCGCGGATCGTGGCCGCCTGCATCGAACAGAACAACGATGCCTCCGGCATCGTCTTCCCGCCGCCCATCGCCCCCTTCGAAGCGGCGCTCATCAACCTGAGCCCCAAGGACGAGACCGCCTCGGCCAAGGCCGACGAGATCTACGCCGCCCTGACCAAGGCCGGCGTAGAGACGCTCCTCGACGACCGCGACGAGCGGCCCGGCGTCAAGTTCAAGGACGCCGACCTGATCGGCCTGCCCATCCAGCTGACACTTGGCGGCAAGGGGCTGGCCCGGGGCATCGTCGAAACCAAGGACCGCCGCACCGGCGAGAAGGGCGAACTGCCCCTCGAAGGCTTCCTGGAGGCCTTCATGGGATGGCGCGAGCAGGTGCGCCAGGGCTGGGGGCTGGAGTAG
- a CDS encoding deoxyhypusine synthase family protein, which yields MSAISRFMETHFRHFNARETLDAAKAWNDLLGRGGQMFLTMAGAMSTCELGISLAEMIRQDKVHAISCTAANLEEDLFNLFNHNEYKMVPEYRDLSPEAEKELYDAGFNRVTDTCIPEGILRQVQSRISKLWAAAAEAGTPKFPYEYMYELLDQPDIAQYFQVPAEHSWVLAAKEKGLAIFTPGFEDSTLGNIFCSEVMRGHVKSHAAYRTGTEQMELLANWYQERAKAKTPVGFFQIGGGIAADFPICVVPMLIQDLELEDTPFWAYFAQIGDSTTSYGSYSGAVPNEKITWGKLDIDTPRFMINSDASIVAPLIFAYVLGW from the coding sequence ATGTCCGCCATATCCCGTTTCATGGAAACCCATTTCCGCCACTTCAACGCCCGCGAGACCCTGGACGCCGCCAAGGCCTGGAACGACCTGCTCGGCCGGGGCGGCCAGATGTTTCTGACCATGGCCGGGGCCATGAGCACCTGCGAACTTGGCATTTCCCTGGCCGAGATGATCCGCCAGGACAAGGTCCATGCCATCAGCTGCACCGCCGCCAACCTTGAAGAGGACCTTTTCAACCTCTTCAATCACAACGAATACAAGATGGTGCCGGAATACCGGGACCTGTCCCCCGAGGCCGAAAAGGAACTCTACGACGCCGGCTTTAACCGCGTCACCGACACCTGCATCCCCGAGGGCATCCTGCGCCAGGTGCAAAGCCGCATCTCCAAGCTCTGGGCCGCGGCCGCCGAAGCCGGGACGCCGAAATTTCCCTACGAGTACATGTACGAGCTGCTCGATCAGCCCGACATCGCCCAGTATTTTCAGGTCCCGGCCGAGCATTCCTGGGTCCTGGCCGCCAAGGAGAAGGGGCTTGCCATCTTTACGCCCGGCTTCGAGGACAGCACCCTTGGCAACATCTTCTGCTCCGAGGTCATGCGCGGCCATGTGAAAAGCCACGCCGCCTACCGCACCGGCACCGAGCAGATGGAGCTTCTGGCCAACTGGTACCAGGAGCGGGCCAAGGCCAAGACCCCGGTCGGCTTTTTCCAGATTGGCGGCGGCATCGCGGCCGACTTCCCGATCTGCGTCGTGCCCATGCTGATCCAGGACCTGGAGCTCGAGGACACCCCGTTTTGGGCCTACTTCGCCCAGATCGGGGACTCCACCACCTCCTACGGCTCCTACTCGGGAGCGGTGCCGAACGAGAAGATCACCTGGGGCAAGCTCGACATCGACACCCCGCGCTTCATGATCAATTCCGACGCCTCCATCGTGGCCCCGCTCATCTTCGCCTACGTGCTGGGCTGGTAG
- a CDS encoding cereblon family protein has translation MERHLTFFTTDPPFTLDWEDGEATAEENTGKHVLTNPALAQGDRFVCSQCGADITRSSQRIAVGGSHRHTVPSSFGLDQEIGCFSLAPGCTVLGHFAMDFGKPADGQWQMGICSTCGYHLGWHHQTADGIGFYGLLLDHLALAPDDSETDPA, from the coding sequence ATGGAAAGGCATCTGACTTTTTTCACGACGGATCCCCCGTTCACCCTGGATTGGGAAGACGGCGAAGCCACGGCGGAAGAGAATACGGGCAAGCACGTCCTGACCAATCCGGCCCTGGCCCAGGGCGATCGGTTCGTGTGCTCCCAGTGCGGGGCGGACATCACCCGGTCCAGCCAGCGGATCGCCGTCGGCGGCTCCCACCGCCATACCGTGCCGAGTTCGTTTGGGCTGGACCAGGAAATAGGCTGTTTCTCGCTCGCGCCGGGGTGCACCGTGCTCGGACATTTCGCCATGGACTTCGGCAAGCCGGCCGATGGCCAGTGGCAGATGGGCATCTGCTCCACCTGCGGCTACCACCTGGGCTGGCATCATCAGACCGCAGACGGCATCGGGTTCTACGGCCTGCTCCTGGACCATCTGGCCCTGGCGCCCGACGATTCCGAGACGGACCCGGCCTGA
- a CDS encoding HAD family hydrolase, whose protein sequence is MKVRGIICDINGTLIDINTDEGNEQIYRSISHLLKYYGIRTSRGDVRDGYYQILKDQRRARGEEYPEYDAVAVWREFLATRAARSGAVIPKNKLAVLPHFLAELFRGISLNRLELYPEVREVLDELRPRYRLAALSDAQTAWALPEMRLVGLDGYFFPIVVSGDLGYRKPDPRIFALTLRRMHLPAEEVVFVGNDMYRDIHGARQAGLRTVFFATGQGQQQMDGVEAHYNIYRFGELRNALRFFEEE, encoded by the coding sequence ATGAAGGTCAGGGGCATCATCTGCGACATCAACGGCACGCTGATCGACATCAACACCGACGAGGGCAACGAGCAGATCTACCGGTCGATCAGCCACCTGCTCAAATATTACGGCATCCGCACCAGCCGGGGCGACGTGCGCGACGGCTACTACCAGATCCTCAAAGACCAGCGCCGGGCCCGGGGCGAGGAATATCCCGAATACGACGCCGTGGCCGTGTGGCGCGAGTTCCTGGCCACCCGGGCCGCCCGCTCGGGTGCCGTGATTCCGAAAAACAAGCTGGCCGTGTTGCCGCACTTTCTGGCCGAACTTTTCCGGGGCATTTCCCTCAACCGTCTGGAGCTCTATCCCGAGGTCCGGGAAGTCCTGGACGAACTGCGGCCGCGCTACCGTCTGGCCGCCCTGTCGGACGCCCAGACAGCCTGGGCCCTGCCCGAGATGCGGCTCGTCGGCCTGGACGGCTACTTCTTCCCCATTGTTGTCTCGGGTGATCTCGGCTACCGCAAGCCCGATCCCCGCATCTTCGCCCTGACCCTTCGCCGCATGCACCTGCCGGCCGAAGAGGTGGTCTTTGTCGGCAACGACATGTACCGCGACATCCACGGCGCACGCCAGGCGGGCCTTCGCACCGTTTTTTTCGCCACCGGCCAGGGCCAGCAGCAGATGGACGGCGTGGAGGCCCACTACAACATCTACCGCTTCGGCGAACTGCGAAACGCCCTCCGTTTTTTCGAGGAAGAGTAA
- a CDS encoding class I SAM-dependent methyltransferase, which produces MAGYWDKTSSVPSTLGLDAKVKAYLRPGDRILDCGCGAGRLLGDLAREGRPVVGVDRNGPSLAVARREGLAVVRADLARLPFRPGAFDAAILHAVLTTVPTPAARLAVLAEAARIGCRLLCLADFLRNDDLPYYRSRYEQGLAETGEPGSFVVREAGEVLYVAHHFTLDELAGLLDLAGFRPLHVATPQVRTRSGKIVTGVALAAAAL; this is translated from the coding sequence ATGGCCGGGTACTGGGATAAAACTTCAAGCGTTCCTTCAACCCTTGGCCTGGACGCCAAGGTGAAGGCCTATTTGCGGCCCGGCGACCGGATCCTCGACTGCGGCTGCGGGGCCGGACGGCTGCTTGGCGATCTGGCCCGGGAAGGGCGGCCGGTCGTCGGCGTGGACCGAAACGGGCCGAGTCTGGCCGTGGCCCGGCGGGAAGGGCTGGCCGTGGTCCGGGCCGACCTGGCCCGCCTGCCGTTTCGGCCGGGTGCCTTTGACGCCGCCATTCTTCACGCCGTCCTGACCACCGTGCCGACGCCGGCCGCCCGGCTGGCCGTCCTGGCCGAAGCGGCCCGGATCGGCTGTCGGCTCTTGTGCCTGGCCGATTTTCTGCGAAACGACGACCTGCCGTACTACCGGTCCCGCTACGAGCAAGGTTTGGCCGAGACCGGGGAGCCGGGCAGCTTCGTGGTCCGGGAGGCCGGGGAGGTCCTGTACGTGGCCCATCACTTCACCCTGGACGAGTTGGCCGGCCTGCTCGACCTGGCCGGTTTCCGGCCGCTCCATGTGGCCACGCCGCAAGTCCGGACCCGGTCCGGCAAGATCGTGACCGGCGTGGCCCTGGCCGCGGCCGCCCTTTGA
- the dxs gene encoding 1-deoxy-D-xylulose-5-phosphate synthase: protein MTALSDTALRVLTRIKHPHDVAGLSPEERTVLAEEIRQVIIGTVSMNGGHLAPSLGVVELTLALLSAFDPGRDKLVWDVGHQAYAYKILTGRQEQFHTLRTMGGVSGFPRPAESPFDHFGVGHSSTSISAALGMAMARDCKGEDHNVVAVIGDGSMTAGLAYEGLNQAGGWGGRLIVVLNDNEMSISKNVGALSLFLSRKLNQRWVKRLKKDMESWIGSLPYGGDLMGYVRRGEESFKSFFTPGMLFEAFRFNYLGPIDGHDTGRLIQVFSEVKDIEGPVLVHVLTKKGRGYAPAEKNPTYFHGVGCFEPETGLVEKPGVCAPSYTQVFGQALTAMARNDSRVMAITAAMPEGTGLAAFAAEMPSRFVDVGICEQHAVTFAAGLAMEGFRPVVAIYSTFLQRSYDQIVHDVCLQNLPVTFCLDRAGLVGEDGATHHGAFDLSYLRHVPNLTVMAPGNEAELPAMLATALAHPGPVAIRYPRGAGEGLAVPEQVEPLPMGRGQLVREGTDGLVVAFGSRVMPAVAAADTLAAETGKEIAVFNARFVKPLPEAQLLELAGRFPLWLTVEENVLQGGFGSAVLECLSDAGALSGLTVRRLGLPDEFVEHGSQKALGTLCGIDRDGIRAALAHLLGL from the coding sequence ATGACCGCACTTTCGGATACGGCGCTTCGCGTCCTCACCCGGATCAAACACCCCCACGACGTGGCCGGCCTCTCGCCCGAGGAACGGACCGTCTTGGCCGAGGAAATCCGGCAGGTCATCATCGGCACGGTCTCCATGAACGGCGGCCATCTGGCCCCGTCCCTCGGCGTGGTGGAACTGACCTTGGCCTTGCTCTCGGCCTTTGATCCCGGCCGCGACAAGCTGGTCTGGGACGTGGGACACCAGGCCTATGCCTACAAGATCCTGACCGGCCGGCAGGAGCAGTTCCACACCCTTCGCACCATGGGCGGGGTCAGCGGCTTTCCGCGTCCGGCCGAGAGCCCCTTCGACCACTTCGGGGTCGGCCATTCGAGCACCTCGATCTCGGCGGCCCTCGGCATGGCCATGGCCCGGGACTGCAAGGGCGAGGACCACAACGTGGTGGCCGTCATCGGCGACGGCTCCATGACCGCCGGCCTGGCCTACGAGGGCCTCAACCAGGCCGGGGGCTGGGGCGGGCGGCTCATCGTCGTCTTAAACGACAATGAGATGTCCATTTCCAAGAACGTGGGCGCGCTGTCGCTTTTTTTGAGCCGCAAACTCAACCAGCGGTGGGTCAAGCGGCTCAAAAAGGACATGGAGAGCTGGATCGGTTCGCTGCCCTATGGCGGAGACCTCATGGGCTACGTCCGGCGGGGCGAGGAGTCGTTTAAGAGCTTTTTCACGCCCGGCATGCTCTTCGAGGCCTTCCGCTTCAACTACCTCGGCCCCATCGACGGCCACGACACGGGCCGGTTGATCCAGGTCTTTAGCGAGGTCAAGGATATCGAAGGCCCGGTCCTGGTCCACGTCCTGACCAAGAAGGGGCGCGGCTACGCCCCGGCCGAGAAGAATCCCACCTATTTTCACGGCGTCGGCTGCTTCGAACCCGAGACGGGGCTGGTGGAAAAGCCGGGCGTGTGTGCTCCGAGCTACACCCAGGTTTTTGGCCAGGCCCTGACAGCCATGGCCAGGAACGATTCCCGGGTCATGGCCATCACGGCGGCCATGCCCGAGGGCACGGGCCTGGCCGCCTTTGCCGCGGAGATGCCGTCCCGGTTCGTGGATGTCGGCATCTGCGAGCAGCATGCCGTGACCTTTGCCGCCGGCCTGGCCATGGAAGGATTCAGGCCCGTGGTGGCCATCTATTCCACCTTCCTGCAACGGTCCTACGACCAGATCGTCCACGACGTCTGCCTGCAAAACCTGCCCGTGACCTTCTGCCTCGACCGGGCGGGCCTCGTCGGCGAGGACGGGGCCACCCACCACGGAGCCTTCGACCTGTCCTACCTGCGCCACGTCCCGAACCTCACGGTCATGGCCCCGGGCAACGAGGCCGAGTTGCCGGCCATGCTGGCCACGGCCCTGGCCCACCCGGGACCCGTCGCCATCCGCTACCCGCGCGGGGCCGGCGAGGGCCTGGCCGTGCCCGAGCAGGTCGAACCCTTGCCCATGGGCCGGGGCCAGCTCGTGCGGGAAGGGACGGACGGGCTCGTGGTCGCCTTCGGCAGCCGGGTCATGCCGGCCGTGGCCGCGGCCGACACCCTGGCCGCCGAAACCGGAAAGGAAATCGCGGTCTTTAACGCCCGGTTCGTCAAGCCTCTGCCCGAGGCCCAGCTCCTGGAGCTGGCCGGCCGGTTTCCGCTTTGGCTCACGGTCGAGGAAAACGTGCTCCAGGGAGGCTTCGGCTCGGCCGTTCTCGAATGCCTGTCCGACGCCGGCGCGCTCTCCGGCCTGACCGTGCGCCGCCTGGGACTGCCGGACGAGTTCGTGGAGCACGGCTCGCAAAAGGCCCTGGGCACCCTGTGCGGCATCGACCGGGACGGCATCCGGGCTGCCCTTGCACACCTTTTAGGCCTTTAA
- a CDS encoding polyprenyl synthetase family protein produces the protein MTVKERLAAQAAEVEVYLKERFGARMRERGVPESLLAAMEYSLLAGGKRLRPALCLSFAELFGAARARAMPFAAGFEIIHTYSLIHDDLPAMDDDDLRRGRPSNHKVFGEAAAILAGDGLLTEAFGCMGRAWPGIAADLVLPALAEAARAAGAAGMGGGQALDMDYTARQGVTLAELARMQALKTGALITASCVCGAILAGAGEEGVARAREYGEAVGAAFQIVDDILDEIGDAATLGKPVGSDREQGKNTYPSMVGLDESRRLADERVAAAVAALSPYNGPAAEFLRDLARYIVERVQ, from the coding sequence GTGACGGTTAAAGAACGTCTGGCCGCCCAGGCGGCCGAGGTCGAGGTTTACCTCAAAGAGCGGTTCGGGGCGCGCATGCGCGAGCGCGGCGTGCCGGAGAGCCTGCTTGCGGCCATGGAATATTCGCTTTTGGCCGGGGGCAAGCGGCTGCGGCCGGCCCTTTGCCTGTCGTTCGCCGAGCTTTTCGGGGCGGCCCGGGCCCGGGCCATGCCCTTTGCCGCCGGGTTCGAGATCATCCACACCTATTCGCTTATCCACGACGACCTGCCGGCCATGGACGACGACGATTTGCGCCGAGGCCGGCCTTCCAATCACAAGGTCTTCGGCGAGGCGGCCGCCATCCTGGCCGGGGACGGGCTTTTGACCGAGGCTTTCGGCTGCATGGGCCGGGCCTGGCCGGGCATAGCCGCCGATCTGGTCCTGCCGGCCCTGGCCGAGGCGGCCCGGGCGGCCGGTGCCGCCGGCATGGGCGGCGGACAGGCCCTCGACATGGACTATACCGCCAGGCAAGGCGTGACGCTTGCCGAGTTGGCCCGCATGCAGGCCCTCAAGACCGGGGCCCTCATCACGGCCTCGTGCGTCTGCGGCGCGATCCTGGCCGGCGCCGGCGAGGAGGGCGTGGCCCGGGCCCGCGAATACGGCGAGGCTGTCGGTGCGGCCTTCCAGATCGTGGACGACATCCTGGATGAGATCGGCGACGCGGCCACCCTGGGCAAGCCCGTGGGCAGCGACCGGGAGCAGGGGAAAAACACCTATCCGAGCATGGTCGGCCTTGACGAAAGCCGCCGGCTGGCCGACGAACGCGTGGCCGCGGCCGTGGCCGCGCTGTCGCCCTACAATGGCCCGGCGGCGGAATTCCTGCGGGATCTGGCCCGCTACATTGTCGAGCGCGTGCAGTAA
- the xseA gene encoding exodeoxyribonuclease VII large subunit yields the protein MPHVFEVSELTRSIKDVVESEFPFVWVRGQVVNLSRPGSGHLYFSLKDAEASLAVVWFRGAQGGKALAGGGRYDPLTGEVYEASLAEGLADGMEVMAAGRLTVYPPRGAYQLVAEVVQEVGAGRLWLEFEALKKDLAARGYFDPARKRPLPRHPLRVAVVTAPTGAAVRDFIRIGRERGHGAAVRIYPTLVQGDAAPTGIVRAMMRAVADDWAEVLVLVRGGGSLEDLWAFNSVEVAGAIFASPLPVLTGVGHEVDVTIADMVADVRAATPSHAAQLLWPEREQLAQRLDDLEMALGRAAEKLVASREREVAVLARGLAWLSPERRLARLEEAFAGAEARLERAAEHWTAGLARRVEGLSESVAAAFGPKALDARQQALARRQDALEAARRWYLVDRERRLELAGARLAGLDPLGPLARGYSLATVARTGKFLRREADVRPGDKLDIMVYEGRVRATVDTPEGADAPKGGERT from the coding sequence ATGCCGCATGTGTTTGAGGTCAGCGAGTTGACGCGTTCCATCAAGGACGTGGTCGAGTCGGAATTCCCGTTCGTCTGGGTGCGCGGCCAGGTGGTGAACCTGTCGCGGCCGGGCTCGGGGCATCTGTATTTTTCGCTGAAGGATGCCGAGGCATCGCTGGCCGTGGTCTGGTTCCGGGGGGCCCAGGGCGGCAAGGCCCTGGCCGGCGGCGGCCGGTACGATCCGCTGACCGGCGAGGTCTACGAGGCGTCCCTGGCCGAGGGCCTGGCCGACGGCATGGAGGTCATGGCCGCCGGCCGGCTGACGGTCTATCCCCCGCGCGGCGCCTACCAGCTCGTGGCCGAGGTGGTGCAGGAGGTCGGGGCCGGCCGGCTGTGGCTGGAGTTCGAGGCCCTCAAAAAAGACCTGGCCGCCCGGGGGTATTTCGATCCGGCCAGGAAGCGTCCGCTGCCGCGCCATCCGCTGCGGGTGGCGGTGGTGACCGCGCCGACGGGTGCTGCGGTACGCGATTTCATCCGCATCGGCCGGGAGCGGGGTCACGGGGCCGCAGTCCGGATCTATCCGACCCTGGTCCAGGGCGACGCCGCGCCGACCGGCATTGTCCGGGCCATGATGCGGGCCGTGGCCGACGACTGGGCCGAGGTCCTGGTGCTCGTGCGCGGCGGCGGATCGCTCGAGGATCTGTGGGCGTTTAATTCCGTGGAAGTGGCCGGGGCCATCTTCGCCTCGCCCCTGCCGGTCCTGACCGGCGTCGGCCACGAGGTGGACGTGACCATCGCCGACATGGTGGCCGATGTCCGGGCGGCCACGCCGTCCCACGCGGCCCAGCTTTTGTGGCCCGAGCGGGAACAGCTGGCCCAGCGTCTGGACGACCTGGAGATGGCGCTTGGGCGGGCGGCGGAGAAGCTGGTGGCTTCCCGGGAGCGGGAAGTGGCCGTGCTGGCCCGGGGGCTGGCCTGGTTGTCGCCGGAGCGGCGGCTGGCCCGGCTGGAGGAAGCCTTTGCCGGGGCCGAGGCGCGCCTGGAGCGGGCGGCGGAGCACTGGACCGCGGGCCTCGCCCGTCGGGTGGAAGGCCTGTCGGAAAGCGTTGCGGCCGCTTTCGGCCCGAAAGCCCTGGACGCCCGGCAGCAGGCCCTGGCCCGCCGGCAAGATGCCCTTGAGGCGGCCCGGCGGTGGTATTTGGTCGACCGGGAGCGGCGACTGGAACTGGCGGGCGCCCGGCTGGCCGGCCTCGATCCCTTGGGGCCCCTGGCCCGGGGCTACAGCCTGGCCACCGTGGCCCGCACCGGGAAGTTCCTGCGCCGGGAAGCGGACGTCCGGCCGGGGGACAAGCTCGACATCATGGTGTATGAAGGCCGCGTCCGGGCCACGGTCGATACGCCGGAGGGGGCGGACGCGCCCAAAGGCGGGGAGCGGACATGA